The following proteins are co-located in the Cyprinus carpio isolate SPL01 chromosome B19, ASM1834038v1, whole genome shotgun sequence genome:
- the LOC109077224 gene encoding glutathione S-transferase A-like: protein MAQNMMLYWGSGSPPCWRVMIALEEKMLQGYKHKFLSFDKNEHKCEEVKALNPRAELPTFKHGDIVVNESYAACLYLESAFKSQGTRLIPDDPTEQALVYQRMFETNNLQQKMYEVAFYEHYVPEGERHESVLKRNKESLVAELKLWDGYLEKMGKGSYLAGKSFTMADVVCFPIIAFFPRLHCPRERCPRLMEYYEMLKDRPSIKASWPPHWLEKPEGPDTLKNL, encoded by the exons ATGGCGCAGAATATGATGTTGTACTGGGGCTCCGGTTCTCCTCCGTGCTGGAGAGTCATGATCGCGCTGGAGGAGAAGATGCTGCAGGGATACAAACACAAATTTCTGTCGTTTGATAAGAACGAACACAAGTGTGAAGAAGTGAAAGCTCTCAATCCCAGAGCTGAG cTTCCAACTTTCAAGCACGGAGACATCGTCGTGAACGAGTCGTACGCCGCCTGTCTGTATCTGGAG AGTGCGTTTAAGTCTCAAGGCACCCGTCTGATCCCAGACGACCCGACTGAACAAGCGCTCGTCTACCAGCGAATGTTTGAGACCAACAACCTGCAGCAGAAAATGT ATGAGGTGGCTTTCTATGAGCATTATGTTCCTGAAGGAGAGAGACATGAATCAGTCCTAAAGAGGAATAAAGAGAGTTTAGTCGCCGAGCTCAAACTGTGGGATGGATACTTGGAGAAG ATGGGTAAAGGCTCGTACCTCGCTGGAAAGAGCTTCACTATGGCCGATGTGGTGTGTTTCCCCATCATCGCGTTTTTTCCGCGACTTCA CTGTCCTCGAGAGCGTTGTCCCAGACTGATGGAGTATTACGAGATGCTGAAGGACCGTCCCAGTATTAAAGCCAGCTGGCCTCCTCACTGGCTGGAGAAACCTGAGGGTCCAGACACGCTCAAGAACCTGTGA